The genomic DNA GGTACGATCAACTCGGCGTGATTCAACAACGGCGCGGCAATCGTTCATCCAATAATGCGCCGCGCAATGTCTATCGCACGGCGGATGATCGTTGGGTGGCGCTTTCGACTTCGGCGCAAAGCATCGCCGAACGCGTGATGCATCTGGTGGGGCACCCCGAAGTCGTCACCGAACCCTGGTTCGCCTCTGGCGCGGAGCGCGCTAAACACGCGGATTTACTGGATGAAATGGTGGGTGGTTGGATCGCGCAACGCCCTTTTGCCGAAGTCGCCGCCGCCTTTGAAGCGGCCCAAGCCGCCGTCGCGCCGATTTACGACATCGCGCAGATTATGGCTGACCCGCAGTATCAAGCGCTCGAATCCATCACCACCGTGGACGACCCGGAGCTTGGCCCGTTAAAGATGCAAAACGTCATGTTCCGCCTGAGCGACACGCCCGGCGCAATCAAATGGACAGGCCAGCCGCGCGGCGCCGATAACGAAACTGTGTATGGCGAATTGCTTGGTCTGAACGTCGAACAGTTGCGGGCATTGGCTGAAAAGGGAGTGCTGTGATGGCTGCGCGCGCGTTGTTTCGCTCCTATCTTTTTGCGCCGGGCGACAATGAAAAGCTCCTGCGCAAAGTTTTCACGGCGGGCGCTGACGCCGTGGTGCTCGATTTGGAAGACGCCGTGGCGGCGGATAACAAAGCGCCGGCCCGCCAATTGATCACTGCGGCCTTGCAAGTTGTTGCTGGCAGCGCCTGCAAACTGCCAGCAATCTATCTTCGCATCAATGCCATTTCAACGCAGCTTTGGCAGGACGATATTGCCATCGCCGCGCATCCGCTCGTCCACGGCATTCGCCTGAGCAAGGCGGAATCGCTCGCCGAGTTGCAGGCGGCTGATCACGAATTGGCAGCGGCGGAAAGCCGCGCGGGCTTAGCGGTCGGCAGTTTGCGCATCGTGCCGACGATTGAGAGCGCCGCCGGATTGCTGAACGCGGCTGAGCTGGCGCGCCATCCGCGCGTCGAAACGTTTTCGTTTGGCGCGGCGGATTTCGCCAAAGACATCGGCGCTGAGGTGGATGCGCAGGAAACGCAGACTTTATTCGCGCGTTCGCAACTCGTCGTGGTCGCGCGCGCGGCGGGTTTGAAACCGCCAATTGCTGCGGTTTACACCCAGCTCAAAGACCTGGCTGGTTTGCGTGCGAGTTCTGAGGCGCAACGGCGCTTGGGTTTCTTTGGACGCTCCTGCATTCATCCGTCGCAACTAACGGTCATTCATGAAGTCTTTACACCACAAGCCGCCGCCGTGAACGAGGCGCAGGCCATCGTGGCGGCGTTTGAACAAGCGCAAACCACCGGGGCCGCCGTGACGACGCTGGCGAACGGCCAATTCGTAGACGCGCCGCTGGTCGAACGCGCGCGCGCTGTTCTTTCATTGGCCGAGGCGTTTGCCGAAGCTATGCCTGACGATGCCGTCTAGCTCCTTTTGACGCGCAGCGTCTTTGGAGTGCGCGCGGCACAGGCCGCCGCTTTGGTAGCCCTTTGATTTATAGCTAACGAAGGGCTACCAAAGCGGCGGCCTGTGC from Acidobacteriota bacterium includes the following:
- a CDS encoding CoA ester lyase produces the protein MAARALFRSYLFAPGDNEKLLRKVFTAGADAVVLDLEDAVAADNKAPARQLITAALQVVAGSACKLPAIYLRINAISTQLWQDDIAIAAHPLVHGIRLSKAESLAELQAADHELAAAESRAGLAVGSLRIVPTIESAAGLLNAAELARHPRVETFSFGAADFAKDIGAEVDAQETQTLFARSQLVVVARAAGLKPPIAAVYTQLKDLAGLRASSEAQRRLGFFGRSCIHPSQLTVIHEVFTPQAAAVNEAQAIVAAFEQAQTTGAAVTTLANGQFVDAPLVERARAVLSLAEAFAEAMPDDAV